The DNA segment TTGCCAGCCAATGGCACGTGGGGCAAACGTTTGTAGCTCGGACTGCCATGCAGCGAGTGAGTCTAGAGATCATTCTGCAAATCGTCTTTGGCTTGAGTGAAGGAGAGCGCTACGAGCAACTTAAACCCCTCCTCACGCAATGGCTAGATATGACGGATTCTCCACTCCGCTCTAGCTTCCTATTTCTGAAATTTTTACAAAAAGATTGGGGAACCTGGAGTCCTTGGGGCCAAATGCGGCAGCGACAACGTCAAGTACATGCTCTCCTTCAGGCAGAAATTGCAGAGAGACGTACACAAGGAGAAACTGGTCGTAAGGATGTCCTGAGTCTGATGATGGCGGTGCGAGATGAGCAGGGGCAAGCCATGACCGATGAGGAGATCCGAGATGAACTCCTGACCATCTTGTTTGCAGGACATGAAACAACAGCAACCACTCTAGCTTGGGCTTTCTATCAAATTCATCGCAACCCTCAGGTGCGAGAAAAATTACTGCATGAACTAGACAGCATGGGCGATCGCTCCGCCCCAATGGAGTTGGCTCAGTTGCCTTACCTCAATGCTGTTTGCCAAGAAGCATTGCGGATGTACCCCGTTCTTCCAGTGGTTTTTCCCCGAGTTGCCAAATCACCTGTGCAAATAGCAGGCCAGGAGTTTGCGCCTGAAACCACCTTTATCCCCAGCATTTATTTGGTGCATTACCGAGAAGAGCTGTATCCCAATGCTCAACAGTTCCAGCCAGAACGGTTCCTAGAGCGGCAATACTCCCCTTCAGAATATCTCCCGTTTGGTGGAGGCAGTCGGCGGTGCTTGGGATACGCCTTAGCGCAGTTAGAAATGAAGTTGGTCTTGGCAACAGTTCTCTCTCAATATCAACTAACCTTGGCAGAGAACGAGCCTGTGAAACTCCAACGCCGTGGCTTCACCCTCGCTCCTAAAGGTGGGGTACGAATGGTGATGGCTGGGAAAAGATGAGTTAGGGATGTTGGTTGAATCAAAGATGGGGAGGGGCGATCGCATCATTCACATTTTCACCTAAAGGTCGAAAACGAGGGTAATATACGGAAAAACATACATTCCACCTAAGCATCTGGATTGTGTGAGTAGGCGGAAAAAGTACACCTAATAAATAGTTGACTCACGAGTGAGACCGATATGGTTTTTTCTCTTCACGAACTATCATCTGAGGAGATTCAGTTACTACCCATTGATCGCCTGGGTATTCTCGTCTTGAAGCATCTCGTCGAAACTAGGGAGTGGAATTCATACAACTTCTTGAATTTGGGAAGGGAACAGCGTGTGCCTGAACCAACCCTTAAATGTTGGTCCGAAGCTCTCAACTGGCTTATATCTAAAAATCTTGTTGCTCGGGGAACACCTGGACAATCAAATTCCGATACGATATTTGTTACTCGTCTTGGAATGAAAACTTTGCAAACAGGGCCTGAAGCAATCCAAGCTGCTGAGCGTCTGGATGTGGCACTACATCATCGCCTTGAGCACGTAAAGTCACAGTTTTTACTCGGACAATATGAGCTAGCAGCATTTGCAGCGATGCGAGAAGTAGAAATTCGAGTTCGAGAGCTCTCTGATTCTGAATCGTCTCTGATTGGTGTGAAGCTCATGCGAAAGTCTTTCGGGGAGGGTGGAAAACTAGCCGATCCAGAGCTAGATCCAGGGGAACGAGTTGGCATTATGGAGCTATTTGCTGGAGCTATAGGTACTTTCAAAAACCCTCCCAGTCACAGGCAAGTTAACTATGCTGACCCTACAGAGGCCTCGGAGGTTGTTCTGCTCGCAGACCTTCTAATGAGACTATTGGATCGCACTGCGGCACGAGTCGCCTGAGCCATGAACTAACAAAAGTACAAAAGCACAGAGACTACACCTCGGATTCATCTGTGTTATAGAGGGCAACTTAGACTCAAACTTAATTTTTTTGATAATTTCCGACATTTTTTACAGTTGTGCTTAGACTGTGGAAAGCTCGTATCAAAAAATACCTCTACTGATGCGTCTTACCCAAGTTTCAGCGATCGCCCTCACGCTTGTCTTTTCTCTTCTACCCGTTCACTTGCCTGGATGGTCGAGTTCGGTAGCAATTGCCGAGGGCAAACCCCCTAAAATCGATCGCCGAGAACGAGCAATGCTACTGATCTCTAAAGCAGAGTGGGTATATTCGGCCAGGTTTCCAGAAGCCAGTCTGCCTCTTTACGAGCAGGGATTTCGACTCCTGCAGGAAGTAGGCGATCGCACTCAAGAAGCCGATGTTTTGATGGAGCTTGCAAATAGGATTCGCTTCAGAGGACGGCTTCAAGCAGCGCTGCCCTACTATCAAAGAGTTTTGGCACTTCATCAGAAAGGCATTGTGGTTGCCGCTCCGCAGCGTTTGCCGCATCGAGGGAAAGCATCTGCCATTGCGATCGGCGACATTTATCAGGCAGCAAGACAGTTTGACCAGGCGTTATCTGCCTATGAACAGGCATTAGCCTTCAAACACGAGATCGAGGGGGAATGGACGGATGCTAACATCGTCACCAAGATGGGGACAGTTCACCATCTAGCTGGACGACCAGAACGAGCGATCGCGGCTTATCAGCAAGCCCAATCTCTATATCGGCGGACGGGAGACAACTTACCGGGTGTCTTCTTTCAAAAAACCAAACTGCTCAATCGCGTCGGATTGGTGCATCAATCACAAGGACAGCCCAAGTTAGCGTTAGCCGCTTATCAGCAAGGGTTAGCGGCTCTGAAAAACAAACGCGGAGAGCCTGAAAGAATTGTCGATCGAGTTTTGACGCTAGAAAATATCCGCGATCTTCATCAGGCACAGGGAGAGAAGGCACAGGTTGCTGCCTATACACAACAAGCAAAAGAGGCGCTATCAGAACCGCTGCCAGCCCTGGATGTGGGTGGAACCGATCACTTTCGACGAGCGGAGGTGTTGGCAACCATTGGTAGCTTTTACCTGGAAGCGGGACAGCTTAAGCGTGCCAAGCACTACTATGATCGGGCAGTGGCGATCGCCCGTGAATCCCCCTTTACGCCTGCCGAAGATAACATCCTGAGCAGGATTAGAACCGATTATCGGCAGCTAGGGCGGCTGGAACAAACTCTATCTGTGCAACAGCGACAAATGGAGATTTCTCGATCCAAGGGACAGTCGATTAACATTGCTGCATCGCTACGGTTCTTGGGGGAGACGTATCAGCAATTGCAACAATGGCAAGCTGCCCTGTCAGCCTATCAGCAGGCATTGTCCACCCTTCAGTCCAGCCAAAAGTCTAACCGCGAGCCTCTCACAATTGCTCTGTTACGCTTTCGAATTGGCACGGTTTATCAGGCACAGGGGCAACCTGAACAGGCTTTAACTGCCTATCAGCAGGCGTTAGCACTTTATCAAGAATTTCGGTTTCCTGAAGGACAAGTGCAGGTGCTTCAGCAAATCGGCAAACTTTACGAAGCTCAAGGTAAGGTTGAACTTGCACAACAGCATTATCAGCAAGCAGAAACGCTCCTCAATCAGCTTCTTTCATTTTTTCGAACATAGCCGCCTTTAGCGTTCTAGCCAAGCTCGCATCTTACCTGGATTGAGCAAGCCGTAGGGGTCTACCATCTCCTTAAACTTTAGTTGCTCTACGTTAATCGTCTTCATGCCTCCATCTTCCAGGATGTAAGTATGGGGATTGAAAATAAAGGCTCCCTGCGCTTCGTGGTAGGCAATAATCTCGTTGAGGCGAGCTTCTGTGGTGTAGCGCACCAACTGGAGAGCGGCAGGACGGGCCACGCCACCGACGCGGAAGAATTCCAGGTGCATCATCAACTCATCAGCGAAATGATGATAGATGTGCTCTACTAATTTGAGGTTTTTGTCATCTGGAAAGAGAGTTTGTAAATAGGTAAGAGAAGGATCAACACTGCGGGCATGGAGTGTGGTGTGATTCCAGGAAAACTCTCCCAAGGGCATGCCGTGACTGGCTTCCTGGGCTGTTTTTTGCTGGCAAACAGTACCGCCATATTCTTTAACTAAATCTGCTAGAGATTCCAAGCAGGACTCCGCCACCATTAGCAACGCACAGTGAGAGCCTTCTGGGATGCAGGAACGGAGCGCTGCAAAGTAGGTAGGAACTGGCCAAGCGTGGATACTAATTAGTTTCTTGATGATGCCATCGGAGTCTGCCAAGGTTTGCCCAAAGCGAGCCGCCGTCATGAAGTCAGGAAAACTGACAACCCACTCGGCCCAAGGATAAGCAGGCCCCAGAGGAATCTCCAATTCGGTGATAATGCCATTCACGCCATAGGCATGGTTTACCTTCTGCACCTCATCGCCCCGTAGCTCGATCACACGGGGTTCATCTTCCATTGTCACGACCCGCACTGCCAGGAGATTGCCGCGATCGCGCAGTTGCCCATAGGTAATTGAGCCAATACCACCACTACCTCCTGCAATAAACCCGCCAATGGTAGCGGTGCGGTAGGTGGAGGGAGCCATGCGAATCTCCCAACCGATTTCTCGCGTTTTCTTGTCAAGGTTGGCTAGCTTCACCCCTGGTTCTACACAAGCCAATCCCGGTTTGACCCAACGAATCGCTTGCATCGAACTCAAATCTAGAATCACCCCACCATTGAGAGGAACACACTGCCCGTAGTTGCCAGTTCCCGCTCCCCGTACCGTTAAGGGAACTCGGAACTTGACACAAGCTGCGGCCACGCGCAACACTTCTGCCTCACCCGCCGCCCGCACGACTAAATCGCCCTTTTTGCCCGCTAATTGCGGCTGTAGCACTGGGCTGAAGTTGTAGTAGTCCTGTGACAGCTTCGCGACCTGCGTTGGGTCAGTGATGATTTCTAACCCTACCAGTTCCGCAATCAGGGCATCGAGGTTCATC comes from the Trichocoleus sp. FACHB-46 genome and includes:
- a CDS encoding cytochrome P450, whose translation is MPSPLPNPVNTPAWWQLLNWIADPIQFQQKYSQQYGDMFTLRLGSLGRPIVVGNPQAIQDIFSQDAKFDIGRANAIAEPLIGRNSLMLMDGDRHRRERKLLMPPFHGERLQTYAQQICLITEQVASQWHVGQTFVARTAMQRVSLEIILQIVFGLSEGERYEQLKPLLTQWLDMTDSPLRSSFLFLKFLQKDWGTWSPWGQMRQRQRQVHALLQAEIAERRTQGETGRKDVLSLMMAVRDEQGQAMTDEEIRDELLTILFAGHETTATTLAWAFYQIHRNPQVREKLLHELDSMGDRSAPMELAQLPYLNAVCQEALRMYPVLPVVFPRVAKSPVQIAGQEFAPETTFIPSIYLVHYREELYPNAQQFQPERFLERQYSPSEYLPFGGGSRRCLGYALAQLEMKLVLATVLSQYQLTLAENEPVKLQRRGFTLAPKGGVRMVMAGKR
- a CDS encoding TIGR02391 family protein, with product MKTLQTGPEAIQAAERLDVALHHRLEHVKSQFLLGQYELAAFAAMREVEIRVRELSDSESSLIGVKLMRKSFGEGGKLADPELDPGERVGIMELFAGAIGTFKNPPSHRQVNYADPTEASEVVLLADLLMRLLDRTAARVA
- a CDS encoding tetratricopeptide repeat protein; the encoded protein is MRLTQVSAIALTLVFSLLPVHLPGWSSSVAIAEGKPPKIDRRERAMLLISKAEWVYSARFPEASLPLYEQGFRLLQEVGDRTQEADVLMELANRIRFRGRLQAALPYYQRVLALHQKGIVVAAPQRLPHRGKASAIAIGDIYQAARQFDQALSAYEQALAFKHEIEGEWTDANIVTKMGTVHHLAGRPERAIAAYQQAQSLYRRTGDNLPGVFFQKTKLLNRVGLVHQSQGQPKLALAAYQQGLAALKNKRGEPERIVDRVLTLENIRDLHQAQGEKAQVAAYTQQAKEALSEPLPALDVGGTDHFRRAEVLATIGSFYLEAGQLKRAKHYYDRAVAIARESPFTPAEDNILSRIRTDYRQLGRLEQTLSVQQRQMEISRSKGQSINIAASLRFLGETYQQLQQWQAALSAYQQALSTLQSSQKSNREPLTIALLRFRIGTVYQAQGQPEQALTAYQQALALYQEFRFPEGQVQVLQQIGKLYEAQGKVELAQQHYQQAETLLNQLLSFFRT
- a CDS encoding FAD-binding oxidoreductase; protein product: MTTTPVNTMNLDALIAELVGLEIITDPTQVAKLSQDYYNFSPVLQPQLAGKKGDLVVRAAGEAEVLRVAAACVKFRVPLTVRGAGTGNYGQCVPLNGGVILDLSSMQAIRWVKPGLACVEPGVKLANLDKKTREIGWEIRMAPSTYRTATIGGFIAGGSGGIGSITYGQLRDRGNLLAVRVVTMEDEPRVIELRGDEVQKVNHAYGVNGIITELEIPLGPAYPWAEWVVSFPDFMTAARFGQTLADSDGIIKKLISIHAWPVPTYFAALRSCIPEGSHCALLMVAESCLESLADLVKEYGGTVCQQKTAQEASHGMPLGEFSWNHTTLHARSVDPSLTYLQTLFPDDKNLKLVEHIYHHFADELMMHLEFFRVGGVARPAALQLVRYTTEARLNEIIAYHEAQGAFIFNPHTYILEDGGMKTINVEQLKFKEMVDPYGLLNPGKMRAWLER